From Cucumis melo cultivar AY chromosome 3, USDA_Cmelo_AY_1.0, whole genome shotgun sequence:
AATTCTATTATCGGtttgattttgaaaatctcGAGACACAATGTGCTTTCAttgatagttttaaaaaaatatgagaaTCCTAGCTTTTAGGACTGCTTTTAATTAAAGGTTTGATGCTTAATGTTCTGTTGGAGAACTTAGCTGGCTCTTAATAAATGTACTGCaactttattttctatttccAATATATAATTCTTGAATTAAAAGTTCTAGACTCATAAGTTGTTTCTGTTCAGATCTATTTAGGTTTTGGATACTAATATGAAAACCCTTAATTGTTCAAGTTATTAGCCTTCTATATGTAATGGGAGAAGAGAACTAGCATATCTTCTCAATATGGTAAAGGATTAAAAATACTACGTGAATGAGGATGGCATGATGACGGAGGGGCTACCTGGCTTTactttttttcgttttcttcttttttaattactctttgtatcataattattttcttaaattggGAGTAGTGATAAGATTACTTGTACAGATTGAGCTGAAGTGTTAATGTAATCATTAAGTACGAGTCTGCGATTATCTGAAAAACAGCTTTTGTCTTTTTTCAAAATCAGGCTAACATCATCATTTAAATGTTATTCTAAGGAATAAAAAGAATGTTTTTAAACTAACTTCCAATCATTAGTGTAATTCGCTACAAATTTGCTGCAAAAATGGATTctcaacttttcttttgatttatATATCAGACAGTTCCAATCAGCTCCTGTCCTGCTAGCTTGTTTAAGTTTAGTGACCCTTTGCTGCACTTCTTTAATCTATTGACTACTCAAATAGACCTCATATTCTGCAGACTAAATGAACTTATAAGTTTTTGGGTTCACATTCTTATTGAGTAAGGCCGATAATAATCATATGAAGTAGAATTTTGCATAGCTTTTACTCTCCTAAAGCTTAGGTTTGAACCCATATGGTCATTACTGAACCACATGCATCTGTTGGACTGAGCTATATCTTATAAGTTGGCACAATTCAGGCATAAGATTCGTGTATGGTATAGGAGTAATTTGGATTGGAGAGTTCTTTATCATCACTTGAATGATGGGTAAAACTTTGATCGGGAAAATTGATTAGAAAGTTATTTATTCTGAGGATAATAGCATGAATCTGTCTTGTCTTTGTACTTTCCCCATATTGGTGATTTATTCTGCTTGTCCCTGTAACAGATTGGAGAGGGGCATCAACCGAAGTCTGATTTTTTTCTTTGTCAACAAAATGAAACTGAAGCTTGGATCCAAGAAATGGAAATCAACTGCCCCTCGTTTGAAAGGAAAATCACCATCTCTCTCTTTTTGTCTATTTTCCAAATCTAAGTCGGTTAACTATGGTCCAGGCACAACGCCAGTTTATCTAAACGTGTATGATTTAACCCCTGTGAATGGTTATGTCTATTGGGCAGGCCTTGGTATCTTTCACTCTGGTGTAGAAGGTAATGTCACAAACCTATCTTTTTGCCACTACAAATCCAATTGTGACCTGAAATTAGAAAGTTAGTGCGATCTTATTCCTTTCTGAGAGTGAAATGTATGCATTGTGCAGTCCATGGTGTAGAATATGCATTTGGAGCACATGACTATCCAACCAGTGGCGTTTTTGAAGTCGAGCCTCGACAATGCCCGGGCTTCAAGTTCAGGAGGTCAATATTAATTGGCACAACCTGCCTCGATCCTCATGAAGTCAGAGAGTTCATTGAGCAACGCTCTTCAAACTATTATGGGGATACATATCACTTAATTGTCAAGAACTGCAATCATTTCTGCAGGGACGTCTGTCATCAGTTGACTGGAAAATCAATTCCAAAATGGGTAAATCGACTGGCTAAAATAGGTACCTTTCTATCTCATTCCCTTTTAGAAGCGATTTTCCATCTCAAATCTGATCGTGTGAATGCTAAATCTATTGATTTATTCCCCAAAAGAAGAAAGTTTCAGCTGCCCTACAATTCTATGCTTGCTTTCAATCCATTGTGGTATAGTGAcatttgggttaaattaaatgtaaaagAGTGGTTTTTTCACATTCACAAAAAGATTAACAAAAAGGGATCAACATTACAGGTTCCATCTGTAATTGCATACTTCCCGAGTCCCTTAGAATATCTGCGGTAAGACACGATCCCACATACCTGCCGTACGAGACCGAGAAGACGAAGCTGAGGAGTGTGTTCAGTAGCTTGTCTTCTATATCGTCGCGGCAGAAGCAGCTGTCTTCAAATTCATTATTTCTACAGTCACCATCGAAAGGGTGGGAGTTGAAAAAATCCAACAGTGAACCCTCATGCCTTAAAGCATAGGTGAGAAAATTTGTTTGTTCTAGATATCTTTTATTGGAAAGAGAAGGGAATTCATCCTTTTTCTAATTTCACATAATTTGTTTGGGAGTTGCTTGCTGTGAGTAGATGCAAGCAATTTCTCTGTTAGATGACAAACCCACTAGCCTTCCCAGTGTAAATGTAATGTCTATTTCTGGATCGTATTAATCAATGGTCCGTTACCATGCTGGTCTCCTCCCATTTCAACACCcttaacaaattaaaaataacaataataataatcacGCGCAAACTGCAAAAATACCCCTACGAAGTTCGAAAGGTTTGGTTTTTATCATTTGGGAGTTGGCTAATTTGGTATATTATAGTATGATAGACAAATGATAGAGGAGAATGGACAACTAACAAAATAGAATGGCATAAGGATTCCATATGTTAGgtgttattttgtttttttagttgTCCCCATTCTTTTTTTGTCATTTGTCCACAATTATTTATTTAGCACACATATCATTGTCATCGTTCTAGTTAATAGGTCTGTTATatacaattttaatttaaaatctaCAGTGTAATTGAATGTTTTActaaaatttttttaatattgaataaacacgttgaactaaaatatttaattacaataattttcGAACCATGTATAAATTTACTCTAATTGTTTTGGTgcataaataattttcaatggTGATCATAACGAAGGATcattataaatttaattgatataaaTTATAAGTTCTTCGAGACAATACCGTAAGAAAATATAACTGATAcaatttttaaagtttaaaggtAAAAAATCACATGTCCAAAGGATATTTTGCTCTGCCAAATTGATTGAAAGCAGGTCACAAGTCACAAGCATCCCAAGGCAAAGGTGAGAAAAATCCAAGGCAAACTGTACTCTTTGTCCAACTGTCTACTCCTTTTCGGTTGCAAGGCAAATTATAGTGACAAACATTTAATAACATGGGAGCTGTGGAATTTGAGGTATCACATGGGGAAAGGGGGAGGTAACATAAAACCAAATCTCATGGATAACCAATTTAACCAACTAGAGCATAGCTTAGCTTAGTGATTTAGATGCATCTTCCCCATTTCTATTATTCCTGATATAAATTGAAGCAAAATGAATAATCGGAAGAGGGAGTTGGAATGAGACAAGGGGAAGGAGAGATCTTGACAAGGTAAACTTGGTGATTTTCAACCTATGATTTCCTTTACTATCACTACTTTTTGGTAAAtaacaacataaaattcatGATAGAGAATGTTTATATAGTAAAAGTTAACTGAATCAAACACGATATCTCTAATGAAGTAAAGGGTCAAAACCCAAGTACGATATTTCCGCACAGGCAGCAGCATTTCATGATCATAAAACCACCCTCATCATCTTGTGATAGAAGTTCAGCCTGCAGGACTATGTAATCACTCAAGCAAATTATTGTGAGATTCACAAGTGAACTGAAACCTCAGCAAAACTAGAAATCCTAAATTTGATGAGACCCACACGTATATGCACACAAGCTActcagcaaaattgaagtgtTCTCAAAAAGAATCATACAAACAAGTTTATTTGAGACGATATTAGTTTAAATGAATGGTTGTTGCACATGGTGGTGGTGATGATGGTGATGGTATTTTCCATATATTTATCATCTACAAGAATTTACAGAAGATGACATCCCAAATTAGCATTGGCGTGGTATACCTGCAGGAACACCAAAGAGACACCTCAGAATTCAAATTAATAGGCTGTTTAGGCTTTTCCTTTCTCAAGGCAAGGCAATTTTCTCAACTCTTTCAATTTCATTACCAATATAAAATTTTTAGTCCAGGCATCAACATGTTACATCATGCTCTGATAAACAGAAACTCGCCACCACACTAATAAGTAAAAACTCTACTCAAATATTACGTTTGTTATATAAAGTACAGGCCAAGAAACGCACTCTTAGTAGTATCTAGTAGTATTAGATGGGTGGGTGCGTAACTTCCTCCCATCATAACAGTGCATAAACCTGGACAAACTAAAACTAGACTCGAACTAGTTAATTCAGTCGTCTTTCTGATGCAAAACACTACGGATGTTATTATTACCATTCAGAGCAGCAAGATACACACGCTTCTCTGGAAGCCCAATATCCGAAAGCATCATATTTCCCTGCAGATAAAAACAATCACCATAACTTATCTAGTATAACACACTCAAATAGAGCGTAAAGGGGATTCAGTTTAGTTCGAGCTCTGAAAATTATGGTTGCATAGGAAACAATTTTGACAGAATATTCAACCAGAAAGGTCTTGATGTTTTTGTCATGGTCCTTGTTGCCTTTTGAGAGGCATGCTTGAGATCTCTGCTCACTCTCCTAAATGAATATAATATAGTGCATCGAAGGAGAAGAAGTACCTCTTTCGCCATCAACCTTCTGATATTGTTAGCATAAAGCTTCGGATCATCCTTTTCTTCTGGTGATGGGACATAGACAGGCAATCTTATTACCTCCATATGATTTACAAATTGACAGAGAAGAAGTAGAAAATGACGGCCCTGCCAATAAGAATTCAAACATATCTTATACTAGGATCCTGAAACCTTTATAATATCAAAAGTGGTAGCCACGAATGAGTCGGTTCAGTAATTTGAGGTAGAAGCAACCAACACAAGGctatggtttcaatttcaaactGTATAGTTCAATATTAGAAAGTCCAATATCGAAAGTAATCATATTGAGTAGTTATCTTGTGGGATTAGTTACGTAGAAAGCTAGACTTAACACACGTGGTATCCcaaaagaagaaggaaggagGTTCCAATTACCAATTGAACTTGCAATAATTCACTACTAAAAAATTCATTGAAGTAAATTTCATCCTTATTCACCTCTTGACGTTTATGTTCACACAGTTTAAACTCATTAACTTCTTACACCATTATACCAAAGGCTGGTAGTTGGCCTTGGCTCATAAGAAACAATTGTCAGAATGAAGGCCATATGAGAAACTTCACAATCAGAATATTTAACATGCATACTCAAACTGAATTACAGCATTTAAGAAAATAGTACGGCACTACAAATTACACCAAACACTTTTGAAATTATAGCCTTTCTATGATATTCAACAATTGGAAGGCCATCATTTTTTAGTTTCTACTGGGGAGGGCCCTCTTGTCCTTTGCCCTTAGGTTGTTCTCTTTTGTTATATAAATATACTTgtttcttataaataaataaataaataaataaatatatatatatatatatagtaaggCACCGCCCCATTAGATGATGTCAACTTCCATTTTGCAAATTCTCCTTAacaaaatttgaagaagaaatCTTAGAAGGGCAAGTACAATAAAGTAGAAAGTCTTACCCCTGTTATTGATTCCCAGGCCAAACTAAATCTCTGATATGGATATCTTAAAATATATGGAAGAACAGGAGCTTTCGACAAAAAGGCACCCGTTTTGAATGGCAGGAGATACTCCCCATTGGTGGTTGTTCCTTctgtaaaagaaaataataacacATTAAACATCTTGGACAATAAACAAACACAAGCACAAATTCCTAATTACTCCTCAGATTATCTCATTAGCCATTCTTACTAATAAATTTACCAATGTTCATATTCTTTTTATTGCTAAATAAAACGCAAAAAAATTTAGGTTAAAATACCAAAGTGGTATCAAAACTTGATGAACATTATCCATTCCCTATACTATCAATAAATCTAAAAGTTAGTTCCTAACTGTAAAATTGTCAACGGTTTAGGGTTCTTATCCCAGCATTCTTATCCTCTTCTGATAAGCACAACAATCATAGCCAAACCACCCATATTTTGGAATGGTGTCCGTTAAAAAAGGAAACCAGATTTTGTGACTCAATTTCATCAAAGTTCCTTTGTGATCCATGTGACTGTAGAAATGGTAAAGTTTGTGGAGGATTCCTCCGGTAGCTGCTCTATTTATACTCTTCGCACCTAGGAAGAATTTTTGGACCTTACCTAAGGAGGGCTCTCCCATGGTTGTTCTGCGTAATTAGGCCAATTAAATTGTCTCATATTGgcaaaaaataacaataaagaaAGAATACTTTACTGGGcttaatattaaaaaagaaaaaaaaaaaactacttctacatataaattaattgttaaatttttatcattttttatagtTATTAGTTAGTTGAACTTATACCTGGCTTAAATATCAACAAAGTCAGCGTCCTCAACTATGTGAGATAAATTTAAGCACTGTGATTCTCTTAAGTTAAAGGGGGACACAATAATCGTGAAGAAAACAATAATAGACGATGTACTTAAGAGCACATTAAGAGACCTGGAAAAAGCATCATCATGGGAGCAGAGCTATTCTTCACAGCTTCTCGAATTCGTTCACTCACAACACCTATAAGCAGATGAACATTAGTTAAAAGCCATTTCATGGGAATAATGTCCTTGAATGAACTATTATGCAAGAATCATACAGAGCAAGTTTGCAGTATGATTGTGTGAACAATTATGGTTAAGGATACCTACATTGTCTTGAAACACTTCACCCACTCAAATCTATGACTAGAATGCCAATCATATGAGCATAAGTTTTCGGCTAGTAACAATAATCAACAGGAAACGTCACAGATGATTGAGAGATGGAAGCATGACGTACCTGAAACACCCTTAGATTCAGATGTCTTTGACTCCCTTTGAACATAGACACAACCAAGGCACTTGCTGGCACAAAAGAAAAACGACAGCTAAACTTTTAAGAAATATAGAACATGAAACAGGTTCGGGGATAAAAATTGGTTTTCCCCCGAGATTTTAAAATAAACCTTAAATAAAAGTTTGGCTTCCGGAAAAGATAATCATAATATTAAATCCATTCAAACTGAACCAACCTGATAATACCAACAAGAGGAAGTTTAGCCACTGATCTCTTCAgccaaaacaagaaaaagaagaaaaatcgaGGATCAGAAAAGTCAGACCTAAAGATGAACTATAATGTAAATTCATATTGGCCCAGACCAAAAGCTATCACACATTGTCCGTATAATTATCATAACTTGTGTTTGAACAAACCTTAGCAACAAAGCTTGGGAAAGAAGAAGACATATGATACAAAATATCCAAATATGATACATGGTTGCTGATAATAGCCCCAGGTCTTTCAGACTCTTGAGACTTCTCTTGCCCCTCATTCTAGACATCAAACaagagaaaatagaaaatattaataaacaCAAGAACCAACTCAAAGATGAAGAGATTAAGATACCTATGAACTAAAACATACAAGAAAGCAGAACAGAACAATGACCAAGTCGGAACTTGTAACGGATAGCAGAAATTAAAGCGCACCTCGTCAGTTGACTTGTCCCCATTAGGCGGGATTCGATAAACTTCCGAAATCCAATAAAACCCTAACACGAATAACACGGCTCTAGACAGAAATCTTCCGGTCCAAACAATCACAGACCTCCTCCATCCAACCATATGCGCGTAATCCTCCTGCTCATCTGTCTCCCTATTCGGATCGTGAAATAACGTACAAACTCTGCAAATCGTGTAATAGAGAACCAGCAAAGTCATCCCAATAACCACCCGTATAGGAACGATTGTAAGGAGGGCCATTGCGAGTAGCAGTTTCTCCATCCACGGAAGCTCTCCTCGGCCCATGGTGCCGTAAACGTCTCGTCGGACAAAGGGAGCATAATTTTG
This genomic window contains:
- the LOC103487953 gene encoding lysophospholipid acyltransferase LPEAT1 isoform X2 yields the protein MASELQQLRFNPPQSNASDESSAKDDHPLLNSDSPAVADQDSDDLHQNYAPFVRRDVYGTMGRGELPWMEKLLLAMALLTIVPIRVVIGMTLLVLYYTICRVCTLFHDPNRETDEQEDYAHMVGWRRSVIVWTGRFLSRAVLFVLGFYWISEVYRIPPNGDKSTDENEGQEKSQESERPGAIISNHVSYLDILYHMSSSFPSFVAKRSVAKLPLVGIISKCLGCVYVQRESKTSESKGVSGVVSERIREAVKNSSAPMMMLFPEGTTTNGEYLLPFKTGAFLSKAPVLPYILRYPYQRFSLAWESITGGRHFLLLLCQFVNHMEVIRLPVYVPSPEEKDDPKLYANNIRRLMAKEGNMMLSDIGLPEKRVYLAALNGIPRQC
- the LOC103487953 gene encoding lysophospholipid acyltransferase LPEAT1 isoform X1 — encoded protein: MASELQQLRFNPPQSNASDESSAKDDHPLLNSDSPAVADQDSDDLHQNYAPFVRRDVYGTMGRGELPWMEKLLLAMALLTIVPIRVVIGMTLLVLYYTICRVCTLFHDPNRETDEQEDYAHMVGWRRSVIVWTGRFLSRAVLFVLGFYWISEVYRIPPNGDKSTDENEGQEKSQESERPGAIISNHVSYLDILYHMSSSFPSFVAKRSVAKLPLVGIISKCLGCVYVQRESKTSESKGVSGVVSERIREAVKNSSAPMMMLFPEGTTTNGEYLLPFKTGAFLSKAPVLPYILRYPYQRFSLAWESITGGRHFLLLLCQFVNHMEVIRLPVYVPSPEEKDDPKLYANNIRRLMAKEGNMMLSDIGLPEKRVYLAALNGNNNIRSVLHQKDD
- the LOC103487954 gene encoding deSI-like protein At4g17486 isoform X1; amino-acid sequence: MNLSCLCTFPILVIYSACPCNRLERGINRSLIFFFVNKMKLKLGSKKWKSTAPRLKGKSPSLSFCLFSKSKSVNYGPGTTPVYLNVYDLTPVNGYVYWAGLGIFHSGVEVHGVEYAFGAHDYPTSGVFEVEPRQCPGFKFRRSILIGTTCLDPHEVREFIEQRSSNYYGDTYHLIVKNCNHFCRDVCHQLTGKSIPKWVNRLAKIGSICNCILPESLRISAVRHDPTYLPYETEKTKLRSVFSSLSSISSRQKQLSSNSLFLQSPSKGWELKKSNSEPSCLKA
- the LOC103487954 gene encoding deSI-like protein At4g17486 isoform X3 yields the protein MKLKLGSKKWKSTAPRLKGKSPSLSFCLFSKSKSVNYGPGTTPVYLNVYDLTPVNGYVYWAGLGIFHSGVEVHGVEYAFGAHDYPTSGVFEVEPRQCPGFKFRRSILIGTTCLDPHEVREFIEQRSSNYYGDTYHLIVKNCNHFCRDVCHQLTGKSIPKWVNRLAKIGSICNCILPESLRISAVRHDPTYLPYETEKTKLRSVFSSLSSISSRQKQLSSNSLFLQSPSKGWELKKSNSEPSCLKA
- the LOC103487954 gene encoding deSI-like protein At4g17486 isoform X2, translated to MKLKLGSKKWKSTAPRLKGKSPSLSFCLFSKSKSVNYGPGTTPVYLNVYDLTPVNGYVYWAGLGIFHSGVEVHGVEYAFGAHDYPTSGVFEVEPRQCPGFKFRRSILIGTTCLDPHEVREFIEQRSSNYYGDTYHLIVKNCNHFCRDVCHQLTGKSIPKWVNRLAKIGTFLSHSLLEAIFHLKSDRVNAKSIDLFPKRRKFQLPYNSMLAFNPLWYSDIWVKLNVKEWFFHIHKKINKKGSTLQVPSVIAYFPSPLEYLR